One Amorphoplanes digitatis genomic window carries:
- a CDS encoding ABC transporter ATP-binding protein yields MTSALETVGLTHRYGRRTALSDCTIDVPAGRVVGLVGPNGAGKSTLLQLACGLLAPTTGEIRVLGERPASGSPRVGFVAQDTPVYAGLTVAEHLRMGAHLNPSWDAPLAERRVAQVGLDRTQKAGKLSGGQRAQLALTVAAAKRPDLLLLDEPVAALDPLARRGFLQGLMEFTAEQGVSVVMSSHLVADLERVCDYLIVLCESRVRVAGDVEELIATHHRLVGPRRDPADLGGGRAVVEASHTDVQSTLIVRSTAPIDDPSWQVDRLDLEDIVLAYMSEAAAGRVRVLEGQR; encoded by the coding sequence CGGGCGCCGCACCGCACTCTCCGACTGCACCATCGACGTGCCAGCCGGCCGGGTCGTCGGCCTGGTCGGGCCGAACGGCGCCGGCAAGTCGACCCTGCTGCAACTGGCCTGCGGGCTGCTCGCGCCGACCACCGGCGAGATCCGGGTGCTCGGCGAGCGGCCGGCGAGCGGCTCGCCCCGCGTGGGTTTCGTCGCGCAGGACACCCCGGTCTACGCCGGGCTGACCGTCGCCGAGCACCTGCGCATGGGCGCGCACCTGAACCCGTCCTGGGATGCGCCGCTCGCCGAGCGGCGGGTCGCCCAGGTCGGCCTCGACCGCACTCAGAAGGCGGGCAAGCTCTCCGGCGGCCAGCGTGCCCAGCTCGCGCTCACCGTCGCCGCGGCCAAGCGCCCCGACCTGCTGCTCCTCGACGAGCCGGTGGCGGCGCTCGACCCGCTCGCCCGGCGCGGCTTCCTGCAAGGGCTGATGGAGTTCACCGCGGAGCAGGGCGTCAGCGTCGTCATGTCGTCGCACCTGGTCGCCGACCTGGAGCGGGTCTGCGACTACCTGATCGTGCTCTGCGAGTCCCGGGTCCGGGTGGCCGGGGACGTCGAGGAGCTGATCGCCACGCACCACCGGCTCGTCGGACCGCGCCGTGATCCGGCCGACCTCGGCGGCGGCCGGGCCGTGGTCGAGGCGAGCCACACCGACGTTCAGTCCACCCTGATCGTGCGCAGCACGGCGCCGATCGACGACCCGTCGTGGCAGGTGGACCGCCTGGATCTGGAGGACATCGTGCTGGCGTACATGAGCGAGGCGGCCGCCGGCCGCGTGCGGGTGCTGGAGGGGCAGCGATGA